The Desulfobaccales bacterium DNA segment GTCACGGCATCGATGCCCAGGAAGGTGAAGTGAGGACAGAGGAGGTGGTTGAGGAGTTCCGCCAGAGAGAGCGTCGCCAAAAGACCCAGGGCCCACAAGAGTGGTTGCAGCCGAATTCCGGGGGAGATCGGGGCCGGCCAGTCTCCCCGTGGTCCCCCATCTTCCCAGCGTGTGGCCATGGCGGCGCCACCTCCGGCAGGTCTTTAAACCCGGCAAAGGGGTGGAGGCTCATCCATGAGCGGCAAGCACGGTAAGTATGGCCGTCCCGGCTTGGCCGCCGTCTGAGCCACGCCTGAAGAGGACCTGGACCCCAGGGGAGGCAAGCTCGGGGGTTCCCTCTTCCCAGACCCTTGTTTGGTGGGTATGAGACGCCGAAAAATACCCGGACTCCTCTCGGGCAGTGCCTGACGGGTCGGCAGATATACTATGGGTTAACTATGTCATGGGCGGTCTGCCCTGTCAATGGACTAAAGTGCGCCTGCATGATTATCTCGACAGGCGCGGGGATTTGGCGCCCTCGGGGTTTTGTGCTACAGTGGCGCCATGGAGATTGTGGCCGACCTGCACCTCCATTCCCGTTATTCCGTGGCCACCGGCCGCCAGGCGGACCTGCCCCACCTGGACCTCTGGGGTCGCTACAAAGGGGTGCAGGTGGTGGGCACCGGGGACTGCACCCACCCCCAATGGCTGGCGGAGCTGGCGGCCCAGCTTCAGGAAGTGGCGCCGGGAACCTACGAGCTCCGCCCCGAGGCCGCCTTGCCCATGGAGCTCTCCGGCCCCCAGTGGGAGGCCGTGCCGTCGGTGCGTTTCCTCATCACCGGCGAAATCAGCGCCATCTATAAAAAGGGGGGGCGGGTGCGCAAAGTCCACCTCCTCCTGGTGCTCTCGGGGCTGGAGGCGGCCCAGCGCCTGTCGCAACGTCTGGCCCGCATCGGCAATGTGGCGGCGGACGGCCGGCCCATCCTGGGGCTGGATGCCGCCGCCCTCACGGAGCTCACCCTCGAGCAGGACCCCGAAGCCCTGGTCATTCCCGCCCATATCTGGACCCCCTGGTTTTCGGTCCTGGGGGCCAAAAGCGGCTTTGACTCTCTGGAAGAGTGCTTCGGGGAGACCCTCAGGCATATTCACGCCCTGGAGACGGGCCTGTCCTCGGACCCGGCCATGAACTGGCGGGTGAGTGCCCTGGACCGCTTTGTCCTGGTGTCCAATTCCGATGCCCATTCCCCGGAGAAGCTGGGCCGGGAGGCCAATCTGCTCGCCGTCCCCCCCACCTTTGCGGCCATCAGCCAGGCCCTCCGCACCGGAGAGGGCTTTGTCGGCACCCTGGAGTTTTTCCCCGAGGAAGGCAAATATCACCTGGACGGCCACCGCAAGTGCGGGCGGCGACTGACACCCCGGGAATCCCAGGCCTCTGGCGGGCGTTGCCCCCAGTGCGGGCAGCCCCTGACCTTAGGGGTGCTCCACCGGGTCCTGGAGCTGGCCGACCGGGAGGAGGGCGCCCAGCCGCCCTTCGCCCGCCCCTTCACCTCTCTTATCGGCCTCCCGGAAGTTTTGGCTGAGGTCCTGGAAACGGGTCCCGGCAGCAAAAAGGTGAGGCAGGCCTACTTTCAGCTCCTGGAGCGCCTGGGGCCGGAACTCCCCCTTCTCCGGCATCTGCCTCTTGACGACGCGGCCCGAGAGGGCGGCCCCCTGCTGGCGGAGGCCCTGGCCCGGATGCGGCGGGGGGAGGTGCAGATCAGTGCCGGCTATGACGGGCTCTTCGGGGAGGTGCAGCTCTTTACCCCGGAAGAGCGGCGCCGCCTCCGGGGCCAGGGAGCCTTCTGGTCGGTGACGCCGGCCTCACCCCCGCCCGCGGCGGCACCTGGAGCTGTCAGCTTTGCCGAGGCCACCGTGGCACCCCTGACCATGGTGGCGGAGCCTGCCGCGGCCCCGGAACGCCTCAATCCCGCCCAGCAGCGGGCCGTGACCCGGGAGAGCGGCGCGGTGGTGGTCCAGGCCGGGCCGGGAACCGGCAAGACCCGGGCCTTGAGCCATCGGGTGGCCCACCTCCTGGCCTCCGGAGTGCCGCCCCAGCAGATCCTGGCCATCACCTTCACCCGGCAGGCGGCGGAGGAGATGGCCCGCCGGGTGGCCCAGCTTCTCCCCGGCCACCCCGGGGTGGCGGAGCTCACCATCTCCACCTTCCACGCCCTGGGCCTGCGGCTGCTCAGTGAGGCGGGTCAGGGGCGGCAGGTGGCGGACGAGGCCACGCGGCGGCAGATCATGCAGGAGGTGGCCCGGCGACACGGCCTGAAGCCCGCCGTCCTGGAGCGGCACCTCTGCCAGGCCAAGAACCGGCTCGCCTCCCCGGATGGCGACGGCCAGGGGGTGCCCCCCGAGCTTGGGCCCGCCTGCAGGGATTACGAGGCGGCCCTGGCCTGGGCCGGGTTGTACGATTACGAAGACCTGGTGGCCCGGCCGGTGCGCCTGCTGGAGGACAATCCCCACCTGCGGGCGGCCTGGCAGGGGCGCTGGCGCCATTTTCTGGTGGATGAGTTTCAGGACCTCAACCTGGCCCAGTATCATTTTCTGCGGGCTCTGGCCGGAGAAACGCCGGCGTCCCTCTTGGCCATCGGCGACCCCAACCAGGCCATCTATGGCTTCCGGGGCGCCAGTCCGGAGTTTTTCCGGCGCCTGCCCCGGACCTGGCCGGAAGCCCTGGTCATGCACTTTCCCGAGACTTACCGGCTGTCGCCGCCCCTGCTGGCCGCCTCCCGGCGGGTCCTGCCGCCGGCGGCGCAGACTGGAGCCCCGGAGATCAGCCGGCGGCCGGGGGAGGCCCCGCCTCTGCTCCTGGAGGCCGCCACCCCTGAAGGGGAGGCCAAAGCCATCGCCGGCGCCATCGAGGCCCTGGTGGGGGGCTTCCGCCATCAGTCTTTGCCTCAGGACAACCTCGGCAATGCGGGCGACGTGGGTTTTGGGGACATCGCGGTGCTCTACCGCCTCCATGCCCAGGGCGAGCTGTTGGCGGAGGAGCTCAACCGGGCGGGCATCCCCTGCCAACTGGTCCGTGAGGGCATAGGCCCCGACTGGGAGGACCTGGACCTGGCGGCGGCCCGGGTGAAGCTCCTCTCTCTCCATGCCGCCAAGGGTTTGGAATTTGATTATGTCTTCCTGGCCGGCTGCGAGGATGGACTTTTGCCCCTGAAACTGGCCCGGGAGGAGCCACCGGAGCCGGAAGAGGAACGCCGCCTGTTCTATGTGGGGCTCACCCGGGCCCGGGAGCAGGTCATCCTCACCCGGGCCC contains these protein-coding regions:
- a CDS encoding UvrD-helicase domain-containing protein, with translation MCYSGAMEIVADLHLHSRYSVATGRQADLPHLDLWGRYKGVQVVGTGDCTHPQWLAELAAQLQEVAPGTYELRPEAALPMELSGPQWEAVPSVRFLITGEISAIYKKGGRVRKVHLLLVLSGLEAAQRLSQRLARIGNVAADGRPILGLDAAALTELTLEQDPEALVIPAHIWTPWFSVLGAKSGFDSLEECFGETLRHIHALETGLSSDPAMNWRVSALDRFVLVSNSDAHSPEKLGREANLLAVPPTFAAISQALRTGEGFVGTLEFFPEEGKYHLDGHRKCGRRLTPRESQASGGRCPQCGQPLTLGVLHRVLELADREEGAQPPFARPFTSLIGLPEVLAEVLETGPGSKKVRQAYFQLLERLGPELPLLRHLPLDDAAREGGPLLAEALARMRRGEVQISAGYDGLFGEVQLFTPEERRRLRGQGAFWSVTPASPPPAAAPGAVSFAEATVAPLTMVAEPAAAPERLNPAQQRAVTRESGAVVVQAGPGTGKTRALSHRVAHLLASGVPPQQILAITFTRQAAEEMARRVAQLLPGHPGVAELTISTFHALGLRLLSEAGQGRQVADEATRRQIMQEVARRHGLKPAVLERHLCQAKNRLASPDGDGQGVPPELGPACRDYEAALAWAGLYDYEDLVARPVRLLEDNPHLRAAWQGRWRHFLVDEFQDLNLAQYHFLRALAGETPASLLAIGDPNQAIYGFRGASPEFFRRLPRTWPEALVMHFPETYRLSPPLLAASRRVLPPAAQTGAPEISRRPGEAPPLLLEAATPEGEAKAIAGAIEALVGGFRHQSLPQDNLGNAGDVGFGDIAVLYRLHAQGELLAEELNRAGIPCQLVREGIGPDWEDLDLAAARVKLLSLHAAKGLEFDYVFLAGCEDGLLPLKLAREEPPEPEEERRLFYVGLTRAREQVILTRARRRRLAGNQGPTRLSPWVAAVAPEKWRPTAPARPRVRQRCLFPDT